One Tetrapisispora phaffii CBS 4417 chromosome 3, complete genome DNA segment encodes these proteins:
- the DOT5 gene encoding thioredoxin peroxidase DOT5 (similar to Saccharomyces cerevisiae DOT5 (YIL010W); ancestral locus Anc_7.126) yields the protein MTEVRRSSRIANKKIIHQADVKAEHSSKVSKKAKTTVKKTLSVSKIETDLKETQKDDYEEIQVGDEIPDLTLENQEGEELSLRDLAQKNKIITIFVYPRASTPGCTRQACGFRDNFDDLKKYSLILGLSGDSITAQKHFKTKQNLPYDLLCDTEKKLITILGCKKKPSGIIRSYFIFVDGKLKLKRVKVSPEVSITESKKEILDLVKEL from the coding sequence ATGACTGAAGTGAGAAGATCAAGCAGAATTGCCAACAAGAAAATTATCCATCAAGCTGATGTGAAGGCTGAACACAGCTCAAAAGTGAGCAAGAAAGCCAAAACGACAGTGAAGAAAACGTTATCGGTTTCAAAGATCGAGACTGATTTAAAGGAAACCCAAAAGGATGACTATGAGGAGATTCAAGTTGGAGATGAAATCCCTGATTTAACATTAGAGAATCAAGAAGGTGAAGAGTTGTCCTTGAGAGATTTAGCCcagaaaaacaaaataattacTATATTTGTTTATCCAAGAGCTAGTACTCCAGGTTGTACTAGACAAGCTTGTGGCTTTAGAGATAATTTCGAtgatttgaagaaatattctttaatattggGTTTGAGTGGTGATTCCATTACTGCAcaaaaacattttaaaaCTAAACAAAATTTACCATACGATTTGTTATGTGATacagaaaaaaaattgataactATCCTAGGGTGCAAAAAGAAGCCAAGTGGTATTATTAGATcttatttcatttttgttgatggtaaattaaaattgaaaaggGTTAAAGTTTCCCCTGAAGTAAGTATTACTGAGAGcaagaaagaaattttaGATCTAGTTAAGGAGTTATGA
- the RGT1 gene encoding Rgt1p (similar to Saccharomyces cerevisiae RGT1 (YKL038W); ancestral locus Anc_2.547), producing MNSSMKRKEPDTRIQEPTHHDTQSHGSVSNNSDDLVSVTNSLNMSPQKKKLRKASRACDQCRKRKIKCDYDNVSTVCNNCNKNNDKCTFERVQLKRGPSKGYTKQHTVSPDVQQQPPPAQQPQIASGKSYAQSQVLLPPISQYFPTPNPTADANRNDQPFWKVPFHELNNTSTLSGQTNARNSVDLSFQNNLQQTNTNDMLSSDNESVTPQNNNTINTVPIIRSRSSSIPPFGKYKASTPTNSNGLTNSPNYLHQSLYSAYSQFSHLQNNQSANIAFANNGLPIISQNILTSNNANLPLINPNYTNYRSKSRSGSFSIVSDAMSNPYNTKEKKRSNSIKSTPSVSTARYSINNIITIDNNIHSIDAINDSTSLDHSNQKLEKKLILSSAASSPKANHPNDKITQQSSLHQNQLNNNIVNNSQIGIMKTFNISDPDLNVSDFNTIMNFGKISDIDLINTYYEFIHINFPLIPINKRTLTNDILLINNSHPMNSKIINWFRNSLELLVRISLKKTNNQLNPTNIDKKDIGSNISKLDSNTSDDYNDENYEVYVNTINKIFQEMMILYPTVRGNQERIDSSIKIVFLLTFIILNYIQILIGKKNTFLLSTTVTIFNDSNIPSYFLFRDHLDDFSEHKIMYKRLYLLLIIFDSIQCVSYGTPTLITMPVDESLFIQLFDIKAFVKIKKIAILSEEVLENWVVEENTIRLNCIMKGFRLSMILVQLSHHKLHQVNQESVVKYIEDIKQRSDFGLMQEKPDELMCLPEAFGKLLLIKQDLIVFLFSIIDLEKNKINFLNLDDFKELTNILCSMISTILMNLTLIMRLNPTNSIDYNFKPPTHIQTNNTDSIMINESSNNPSSGSSTSNDDTSNDNVISKEKFKDSTTSTDFYRKLLGLNNDSDNILTDIKDLPRGCITPYFIIIKSEMCNLRELIKELPTALIGIIIEATIHSQMKPEDDPELEMRNKSDSDSNSNAEFKDDDNQTNVKARNIVVKLSNSMNEVVQITSLLSLINSNTGNTPYEDKKGNNANTVNGNNNINSKNTNKYSQNVMNDNRKSNSKFNRDDTLEKSYCDLINKSDNGNLSQDYRSIEQDRIKIDNGKTIAKGSKTTTAVLQKVVHIAWKLLEDSELGWL from the coding sequence ATGAATTCCAGTATGAAAAGGAAAGAACCGGATACTCGAATACAAGAGCCTACTCATCACGATACACAGTCTCATGGGTCTGTGTCAAACAATTCGGATGACCTTGTAAGTGTAActaattcattgaatatGAGTCCccagaaaaagaaacttAGAAAGGCAAGCAGAGCTTGTGATCAGTGTCGTAAGAGAAAGATCAAATGCGACTACGACAATGTTTCGACTGTTTGtaataattgtaataaaaacaaCGATAAGTGCACTTTTGAGCGTGTGCAATTGAAGAGAGGTCCCTCAAAAGGTTATACAAAACAACACACCGTCTCGCCAGATGTACAGCAACAACCACCGCCCGCGCAGCAGCCACAAATAGCGTCAGGCAAGAGTTACGCCCAAAGCCAAGTGCTCCTGCCACCGATCTCCCAATATTTCCCAACACCAAATCCAACTGCAGATGCCAATAGAAATGACCAACCGTTTTGGAAAGTCCCCTTTCACGAGCTGAACAACACCTCCACACTCAGTGGCCAAACTAATGCTAGGAATTCCGTGGATTTGAGTTTCCAAAATAACTTGCAGCAAACAAATACAAATGACATGCTGTCCAGTGATAATGAAAGTGTCACTCCGCAGAACAACAACACTATTAATACAGTGCCCATTATTAGAAGCAGGTCTTCGTCAATACCTCCCTTCGGGAAATATAAAGCAAGTACGCCGACGAATAGTAATGGCCTGACTAATTCCCCaaattatcttcatcaatcTTTATATTCGGCGTATTCACAGTTCTCCCATTTGCAAAATAATCAAAGTGCCAATATTGCATTCGCAAATAATGGCCTACCAATAATCTCACAGAACATTCTCACCTCAAATAATGCGAATCTTCCACTAATAAACCCAAATTATACAAACTACAGGTCGAAATCAAGAAGCGGGTCTTTCTCTATAGTAAGCGATGCTATGTCGAATCCGTACAACACTAAGGAAAAAAAGAGAAGTAATTCGATTAAATCCACCCCATCGGTGTCCACCGCAAGATACAGTATCAACAACATAATCACCATAGACAACAATATACATTCGATAGATGCAATCAACGATTCAACAAGCTTGGATCattcaaatcaaaaattagaaaaaaaattgattttgtCATCAGCTGCTTCTTCTCCAAAGGCAAACCATCCAAATGATAAGATAACGCAACAATCAAGTCTTCATCagaatcaattaaataacaacattgtaaataataGCCAAATTGGAATCATGAAAACTTTCAATATCTCTGATCCGGATTTAAACGTATCGGATTTTAACACCATTATgaattttggaaaaatttCAGATATAGATTTGATTAACACGTATTATGAATTCATTCATATAAACTTCCCATTGATACCcataaataaaagaacATTGACAAATGACATACTGCTGATCAACAACAGTCATCCAATGAATAGTAAGATTATCAACTGGTTTAGAAATTCTCTAGAACTATTAGTGAGAATCTCATTGAAAAAGACAAACAATCAACTTAATCCAACAAATATAgataaaaaagatattggaagtaatatttcaaaattagatAGTAATACCAGTGATGACTATAATGACGAAAATTATGAAGTTTATGTCAATACGATCAATAAGATTTTTCAAGAGATGATGATACTTTATCCTACAGTAAGAGGTAATCAAGAAAGGATCGATTCAAGCATtaaaattgtatttttattgactttcataatattaaattatatccaaattttaattggaAAGAAGAACACTTTTCTACTTTCAACTACAGTCACAATCtttaatgattcaaatataCCGTCATATTTTCTATTCAGAGATCATTTGGACGACTTCAGTGAACATAAAATCATGTATAAAAGACTGTATCttttattgataatatttgattcaatACAATGTGTTTCATATGGTACCCCAACCCTGATCACAATGCCAGTTGATGAATCCCTATTTATTCAActatttgatattaaagCATTCGTGAAGATTAAGAAAATTGCAATTTTGTCGGAAGAAGTTCTAGAAAATTGGGTTGTCGAAGAAAATACAATAAGATTAAATTGTATTATGAAGGGATTCCGTTTATCAATGATTCTAGTTCAATTATCCCACCATAAGTTACATCAAGTAAATCAAGAGAGCGtagttaaatatattgaagatattaaacAACGTAGTGATTTTGGACTCATGCAGGAGAAACCAGATGAATTAATGTGTTTACCTGAAGCATTTGggaaattattattaatcaaACAGGATCTTAtagtatttttattttcgaTCATTgatttggaaaaaaataaaataaattttttaaaccttgatgattttaaagaaCTGACTAATATCTTATGCTCAATGATCTCGACAATCCTAATGAATTTAACATTAATAATGAGATTAAACCCAACGAATTCTATTGATTACAACTTTAAACCTCCAACACACATTCAAACAAATAACACCGATTCAATCATGATTAATGAAAGTAGTAACAACCCTAGTAGTGGAAGCAGCACCTCAAATGATGACActtcaaatgataatgtGATCtctaaagaaaaatttaaggATAGCACAACAAGTACTGATTTCTATAGAAAACTACTAGggttaaataatgatagcGATAATATTCTGACTGATATAAAAGATTTACCAAGAGGATGCATTACACCCTActttataataatcaagAGTGAAATGTGTAACCTTCGAGAATTAATCAAAGAGTTACCTACTGCACTAATTGGTATAATAATTGAAGCTACAATCCATTCACAAATGAAGCCTGAAGATGATCCGGAGTTGGAAATGAGAAACAAGTCAGATAGTGATAGCAACTCCAATGCTGAGTTTAAAGATGATGACAACCAAACAAACGTCAAGGCACGTAACATAGTTGTAAAACTATCCAATTCAATGAATGAAGTAGTGCAGATAACCAGTCTGTTAAGTTtgattaattcaaatacaGGCAATACGCCTTACGAAGATAAAAAAGGCAACAATGCCAACACTGTTAACGgtaataacaatataaatagtAAAAACACAAATAAGTATAGTCAGAACGTGATGAACGATAACCGTAAGTCGAATAGTAAATTCAACAGAGATGACACCCTTGAAAAATCGTACTGCGATCTTATAAACAAGTCAGATAACGGTAATCTGTCACAAGATTACCGTTCCATAGAACAGGATAGAATTAAGATCGATAATGGAAAAACCATAGCCAAAGGCTCAAAAACGACCACTGCAGTTCTGCAAAAAGTCGTTCACATTGCTTGGAAGTTATTAGAAGATTCTGAACTAGGGTGGTTGTAG
- the TPHA0C04270 gene encoding UTP--glucose-1-phosphate uridylyltransferase (similar to Saccharomyces cerevisiae YHL012W and UGP1 (YKL035W); ancestral locus Anc_2.546) — protein MSTGKRHTKTQSSYAFESSTSNVAASQMRNALNKLDDTMPNDNAASARFQNELDSFFTLFRRYLIEKNSKNKLDWEKIKSPNPEEVVEYKIIEQQPENVSNLSKLAVMKLNGGLGTSMGCVGPKSVIEVRDGNTFLDLSVRQIEYLNRQYDSDVPLLLMNSFNTDKDTEHLIKKYSSNRIRIKSFNQSRFPRVFKDSLLPVPNDVNDSLDSWYPPGHGDLFESLYASGELDALIDQGKEILFVSNGDNLGATVDLKILNHMIETNAEYIMELTDKTRADVKGGTLISYDDQVRLLEVAQVPKEHIDDFKNIRKFKNFNTNNLWINIKAIKRLVEQNALELEIIPNEKTISRNGHDVNVIQLETACGAAIRYFNGAHGVVVPRSRFLPVKTCSDLLMVKSDLFYLEHGALKIDPSRFGPNPLIKLGSHFKKVNDFNQRISHIPRLLELDHLTITGNVYLGKNVSLKGTVIIVCSDGQKIDIPNGSILENVVITGNLQILEH, from the coding sequence atgtCCACTGGTAAGAGACACACCAAGACTCAATCGAGTTACGCTTTCGAAAGTAGCACTTCTAATGTTGCTGCTTCTCAAATGAGAAATGCTTTGAACAAGTTAGATGATACTATGCCTAACGATAATGCTGCTAGTGCTagatttcaaaatgaaTTGGATTCTTTCTTCACTTTATTTAGAagatatttaattgaaaaaaactCAAAGAATAAACTGGATTGGGAGAAGATTAAATCTCCAAACCCAGAAGAAGTTGTCGAATACAAGATCATCGAGCAACAACCAGAAAATGTCTCTAATTTGTCAAAATTGGCTGTCATGAAGTTGAATGGTGGTTTAGGTACCTCCATGGGTTGTGTTGGTCCAAAATCAGTTATTGAAGTTAGAGATGGCAACACTTTCTTGGATTTATCCGTCAGACAAATTGAATATCTAAATAGACAATACGACAGCGATGTTCCACTACTATTGATGAATTCTTTCAACACTGATAAGGATACTGAACATTTGATTAAGAAATATTCTTCTAATAGAATTAgaattaaatcttttaatcAATCGAGATTCCCAAGAGTCTTCAAGGATTCTTTACTACCTGTACCAAACGATGTCAATGACTCTTTGGACTCTTGGTATCCTCCAGGCCATGgtgatttatttgaatcattatATGCCAGTGGTGAATTAGATGCTTTAATCGATCAAGGTAAGGAAATCTTATTTGTCTCCAATGGTGATAATTTAGGTGCTACTgttgatttgaaaatattaaatcataTGATTGAAACAAATGCAGAATATATTATGGAATTAACTGATAAGACAAGAGCCGATGTTAAAGGTGGTACTTTAATCTCCTATGATGACCAAGTTAGGTTATTAGAAGTCGCTCAAGTTCCAAAAGAACATATCGATGATTTCAAgaatattagaaaattcaaaaattttaacaCAAATAATTTATGGATAAACATTAAGGCTATTAAGAGATTAGTCGAACAAAACGCACTAGAATTGGAAATCATTCCAAATGAGAAGACAATCTCAAGAAATGGCCATGATGTTAATGTCATTCAATTAGAAACTGCCTGTGGTGCTGCCATTAGATACTTCAATGGTGCTCACGGTGTCGTTGTCCCAAGATCAAGATTCTTGCCTGTTAAGACTTGTTCCGATTTATTAATGGTAAAGTCAGATTTATTCTACTTAGAACACGGTGCTCTAAAGATTGATCCATCAAGATTTGGTCCAAATccattaattaaattaggTTCTCATTTTAAAAAAGTTAATGACTTCAACCAAAGAATTTCACACATTCCAAGATTATTAGAGCTAGATCATCTAACAATCACTGGTAACGTCTACTTGGGCAAGAATGTTTCATTAAAGGGTACCGTCATCATTGTCTGTTCAGATGGACAAAAAATTGACATTCCAAATGGTTCCATCTTGGAGAATGTCGTTATTACAGGTAATTTACAAATCTTAGAACATTGA
- the APM1 gene encoding Apm1p (similar to Saccharomyces cerevisiae APM1 (YPL259C); ancestral locus Anc_7.127), translating to MVSGIYFCDNAGKPILARRYRDDISINAIDNFSQLLLQLEEETGVIPPCIMHKGIHYLFIKHSDIYVVALTTSYQTNVAQIFMFLHQLVEVLEEYVKIVVEESVRDNFVIIYELLDEMMDFGIPQITETKMLKKYITQKSFKLIKTSTSKKKKNAARPPAELTNSVSWRPEGITYKKNEAFLDIIESINMLVTQQGQVLRSEIVGAVRVRSRLSGMPDLKLGINDRGIFSNYLEENNVDGSSSSTPIPEGVEDKKPQIELEDLKFHQCVRLSKFENEKIITFIPPDGEFDLMNYRLTTPIKPLIWCDVNIQVHSKSRIEIHCRAKAQIKKKSIANNVEILIPVPDDADTPQFRYSHGSIKWLPEKNAILWKLRSFAGGKEYSMSAQLHLPSVDGVEPPKVRRPVQVKFQIPYFTTSGIQVRYLKVNEPKLQYKSYPWVRYITQSGEDYTIRLNK from the coding sequence ATGGTTTCaggaatttatttttgtgATAATGCTGGTAAACCAATTCTAGCAAGAAGATACAGAgatgatatttcaataaatgctattgataatttttcacaGTTGTTGTTGCAATTGGAAGAAGAAACAGGTGTCATCCCGCCATGCATTATGCATAAAGGTattcattatctttttatCAAGCATTCTGATATATATGTTGTTGCATTAACTACCTCATATCAAACAAATGTTGCCCAgatttttatgtttttaCATCAGTTAGTGGAAGTATTAGAAGAATATGTTAAAATAGTAGTGGAAGAATCAGTTAGAGATAactttgttattatttatgaaCTATTAGATGAAATGATGGATTTTGGTATTCCACAAATTACTGAGACTAAAATgctgaaaaaatatattacgcaaaaatcatttaaattaataaaaacttCAACTtcgaagaagaagaagaacgCAGCAAGGCCACCTGCTgaattaacaaattcaGTTAGTTGGAGACCAGAAGGTATCACTTATAAGAAGAATGAAGCATTTTTAGACATTATTGAGTCTATTAATATGTTAGTAACACAACAGGGCCAAGTATTGAGATCGGAAATTGTGGGTGCAGTAAGAGTAAGATCACGTTTATCAGGTATGCCTGATTTGAAACTAGGGATTAATGACAGAGgtatattttctaattatTTGGAAGAAAATAACGTTGATGGAAGTAGTTCATCAACTCCTATCCCAGAAGGTGTCGAAGATAAAAAGCCACAAATTGAACTTGAAGATTTGAAGTTCCATCAATGTGTCAGACTAagtaaatttgaaaatgaaaaaataattacatTTATTCCACCTGACGGAGAATTTgatttgatgaattataGATTGACTACTCCTATAAAGCCGCTGATATGGTGTGATGTAAATATTCAAGTGCATTCAAAATCAAGAATAGAAATCCATTGTAGAGCAAAAGCTCAAATTAAGAAAAAGTCTATTGCAAATAACGTCGAAATATTAATACCAGTACCAGATGATGCTGATACGCCACAATTTAGATATTCACATGGTTCAATTAAATGGTTACCTGAAAAAAATGCTATTTTATGGAAACTAAGAAGTTTCGCAGGTGGCAAAGAATATTCTATGTCTGCTCAATTGCATTTACCTTCAGTTGATGGTGTAGAACCACCAAAGGTTAGAAGGCCCGTTCAAgttaaatttcaaattccaTACTTTACTACTTCTGGAATTCAAGTACGTTATTTGAAAGTAAACGAACCAAAGCTACAATATAAGAGTTATCCTTGGGTTAGATACATTACACAAAGTGGAGAAGATTATACTATAAGGCTGAATAAATag
- the YLF2 gene encoding Ylf2p (similar to Saccharomyces cerevisiae YLF2 (YHL014C); ancestral locus Anc_2.549) has translation MSLLGRQTSNLRCGIVGLANVGKSTLFQAITNSHLGNPANYPFATINPLDYRIILPNSKLEYLQKKYSSEKIINSTLTLFDIAGLTRGASDGQGLGNKFLNDIRNVDAILHVVRGFEDEEIIHLEESVNSVRDLVLVNDELILKDLEFLENGIERLSKKLKNKSGKHSNSKENWQLIEMEKELLELLQENLYEGKKITQIQKDWTSGENSILNRYNFLTAKPSIILLNVNPHEYILSQLDPTKIKNLQLVQNWLNENSPKDIVLPFSGHFESQYNIFKNNNDSNGFRKYISDLIKEYDLEKVSGTKIEVDKINHAIPTMIKKTKNILRLISYYTCGPKEIREWLIREGTPANEAAGAIHSDLCDTFQNAEIIALRDLEQAPHELINEPYLKTKGLIKRVGKNYIIQNDDIALFRATASKK, from the coding sequence ATGTCTCTACTTGGAAGACAGACGTCGAATCTGAGGTGTGGTATTGTAGGTCTGGCTAATGTCGGGAAGTCCACGCTTTTCCAGGCAATTACAAATTCACATTTAGGCAATCCTGCAAACTACCCTTTCGCAACAATCAACCCATTGGACTATAGGATTATACTACCAAATTCGAAACTAGAGTAtcttcaaaagaaatacaGCTCGGAAAAAATCATCAATTCAACGCTGACTCTATTCGATATTGCAGGTTTGACAAGAGGTGCATCCGATGGTCAGGGACTCGGAAATAAGTTTCTTAACGATATTAGAAATGTGGATGCGATCTTGCATGTCGTCAGGGGATTTGAAGATGAGGAAATCATACATTTGGAAGAGTCAGTTAACTCCGTGCGCGATCTCGTGCTGGttaatgatgaattaatCTTGAAAGATTTGGAGTTTTTGGAAAATGGCATAGAGAGACTCTCtaagaaattgaaaaataaatcagGAAAGCATTCGAATAGTAAAGAGAATTGGCAACTGATTGAGATGGAAAAAGAATTGCTAGAACTTTTACAAGAGAATCTGTACGAGGGTAAAAAAATCACACAAATACAGAAAGATTGGACCTCGGGagaaaattcaatattaaataggtataattttttaactgCAAAGCCAAGTATCATTTTACTAAATGTGAACCCacatgaatatattttatcgCAACTAGACCCAACAAAGATAAAGAATTTACAGCTTGTTCAAAATTGGCTCAATGAAAATTCTCCAAAGGATATAGTTTTGCCCTTTAGTGGACATTTCGAATCTCAatacaatatattcaaaaataacaatgatTCAAATGGATTTAGGAAGTACATATCggatttaataaaagaatacGATTTGGAAAAAGTATCTGGAACTAAGATTGAGGTTgacaaaataaatcatGCTATCCCAACCATGATTAAAAAgacaaaaaatatcttaCGATTGATAAGTTATTATACCTGTGGACCAAAAGAAATTAGGGAATGGCTAATAAGAGAAGGTACCCCGGCAAACGAAGCTGCTGGCGCTATCCATTCAGATCTGTGTGATACTTTCCAAAATGCTGAAATTATCGCATTGCGAGATCTAGAACAAGCACCTCatgaattaattaatgaaccgtatttaaaaacaaaaggTTTAATAAAGAGAGTaggaaaaaattatataatacaaAACGATGATATTGCACTTTTCAGAGCTACCGCTTCTAAAAAGTAA
- the OTU2 gene encoding deubiquitinase OTU2 (similar to Saccharomyces cerevisiae OTU2 (YHL013C); ancestral locus Anc_2.548), whose amino-acid sequence MAEDREALLRRHTKESKDLENRISSMKFGMKKTTRRQLNDRCNSLRSELAERHTAELRHLDGEADADVDVVTPEMLLAQLDLAGDGAGSDKPQTGDVSPGLGTGRKRRNRQKEKLARRQEEIERIKAEARAEAVEVPDYQAQEKRLIDGFLQQNGFVESEVKPDGHCLFASVLDQLRVLDLVVPEVSASVQQLRSVACRYIQANKDNFIPFMFDERTGELNDIDEYVREMESTAKWGGELELLALSKSLNVTINVLVSDLSSNSTRFQKYNDAQDPATDTRDIYIVYYKYNYTLGEHYNSLHSTV is encoded by the coding sequence ATGGCTGAAGACCGGGAGGCGTTGCTTCGCAGGCACACGAAGGAGTCGAAGGACTTGGAGAACAGGATCAGCTCCATGAAATTCGGAATGAAGAAGACAACCAGGCGGCAGCTCAACGACAGATGCAACTCATTGCGTTCCGAACTCGCTGAAAGACATACTGCTGAGTTGCGCCATCTGGACGGGGAGGCGGATGCTGATGTGGATGTCGTCACGCCCGAGATGCTGTTGGCGCAGTTGGATCTCGCTGGTGACGGTGCTGGTTCAGACAAACCGCAAACTGGCGACGTCAGTCCAGGGCTGGGGACGGGCAGGAAGAGGAGAAACAGACAGAAGGAGAAACTGGCAAGGAGGCAGGAGGAGATAGAGCGGATCAAGGCGGAAGCAAGGGCAGAGGCCGTCGAGGTTCCGGATTACCAAGCACAGGAGAAAAGGCTCATCGATGGTTTCTTGCAACAGAACGGTTTCGTGGAGTCGGAGGTGAAACCAGACGGCCATTGTCTATTCGCATCTGTTCTTGATCAGTTGCGCGTTCTCGACCTGGTGGTCCCGGAGGTGAGTGCTTCCGTGCAACAACTGAGGTCCGTCGCTTGTCGCTACATCCAAgcaaataaagataattttatcCCGTTCATGTTCGATGAACGCACAGGCGAATTGAATGACATAGATGAGTACGTCAGGGAAATGGAAAGCACCGCTAAATGGGGCGGGGAATTGGAACTGCTGGCTTTGTCGAAATCGTTGAATGTAACAATAAACGTCCTCGTCAGCGACTTGTCCTCGAATTCAACTAGATTCCAGAAATATAACGATGCGCAAGATCCAGCAACGGACACTAGGGACATTTATATAGTCTACTACAAATACAACTACACGCTGGGTGAACATTATAACTCACTACATAGCACTGTATAG
- the EST3 gene encoding telomerase subunit EST3 (similar to Saccharomyces cerevisiae EST3 (YIL009C-A); ancestral locus Anc_7.128) has translation MPKIILPSKVNLSPDSIFLKPWIKEFIEDGKKNSIGKIGNLDELLNNTNVKLQLILKYPNQLVKLTNIYNILNYCVFGSIRDNKHQLLVEFTSNCVSNFERNYKIRITDQTKNCLFLIGDCIIKYVTHDELLKNFKIDPLQFDNHIGITEYFDFKKYGYILSERRFNRLYPILQVNQVMIFDWDQVVTFENYPFVYSQIPY, from the exons ATGCCAAAGATAATTTTGCCTTCTAAGGTAAATTTATCTCCTGATTcgatttttttgaaaccTTGGATTAAAGAGTTTATTGAAGATGGAAAAAAAAACTCAATTGGTAAAATTGGTAACTTGGATGAACTTTTGAATAACACCAATGTTAAACTCcaattgatattgaagTATCCTAATCAATTGGTTAAATTAACGAAtatctataatattttaaattattgcGTATTTGGCTCTATAAGAGATAACAAACATCAATTGCTT GTTGAGTTTACAAGCAATTGTGTATCCAACtttgaaagaaattataAGATTAGAATTACTGATCAAACAAAGAATTGTTTGTTTCTAATAGGAGATTGCATCATTAAATATGTCACCCATgatgaattattgaaaaattttaagatCGATCCATTACAATTTGATAATCACATTGGTATTactgaatattttgattttaagaAGTATGGTTATATATTGTCAGAAAGAAGATTTAATCGACTGTACCCGATTTTACAAGTCAATCAAGTGATGATATTTGATTGGGATCAAGTCGTGACATTTGAAAACTATCCTTTTGTTTATTCGCAGATACCATATTAA